GAACTCATAAATGTCATCTAGATGCTCGCGAAGTGCCTCAAAGGCAAGTTCATCGTTTATCCTGCCGTATCTATGAACCAAGACGTTTCTAAAGCCCTTCATGAGCCTCAGCTTTTGGGCCAGCCCCTTGGAGATGATCCCTCCTCTAACAAGTCCTTCAAATACGTCCTCTTCCTTCTCAGGGATTCCCAGCTTTAGGTCAGAGTTTATGATTGCGCAGATATCGATGACGTTCTGTATAGCAAACTCAACGCGCTTGTAAATCCCGTCCTTTATGAGACCCAGCGACTGGAAGGTCTCGAAGTCCTCTGGCAGGTGCTCTTCAACCAGCTTCAGGCTTTCTAGTATTTCCTCGATCTTCGAGCGTATCAGCTCAACCCTCATTCTATCGCCTCCAGGCCGAGGTAGTCGTAATAATAGCGCTTGAAGTCCTCCCACTCCTTCAAAACCTCATAGGCGAGGTCGTAGAGAAAAGTCTCGTCGCGACAGAAGAGAATCTTCCCCTTGAGGCACTCCCTTTTCAGGGGCAGAGGAAGGAGCTGGAAGATCTGAACGTCATATTTGTCCGGAAGGTTTCCCAGAACGAGCACCCTGAACCTGAAGGCCTCCTTTTCGTTCCCTTCGTAATAAACGCAGAGGTCGTAGTCGCTGTCTTTGCGAGCGTCTCCCCTCGCCCTCGAGCCAAAGAGGATTATAAACTTGACCTTATCTCCACCAAGCTGGAGGATTCTGGCAACGGCCTCGTCGAGGTTCATAGTAGAAAATATGGAAAAGGGCTTATCACACTTTCGCTAGCGCCTGAAGACTATGCTCGCGTACCCGACAACTGCTTCTGTTGAGCGGCTCACCTCAAAGCTCGTTGTGTAGTGGAGAAGCTCAGCCTCGACCGCACCAGCGAGGCGGGAGTAGACTATTGCAGTCCCTACACCGCCAGGCCCGCACATGGTGTGGTTCATCTCCCTTATCTCCTCAAACATCCCCCTTACGTCGAAGTCGAGGATTCTCCTTATTATCCTGAAGTCCCACTCCTTTATCCTGTGGGGGAGCTCGTCCGCCCTCGCTCTGAAGGGCACGTAGCCGTAGATCTGGCCGTAGTGCATGAAGTCAGTGCTCGCTATGACCACCACGTCCTTTCCTAGCTCCCTGCTCGCCTCGAAGATGGCCCTCCCAAGGTCTTCGGCAACGTCTTCGTCCTGAATACCGAGTGTTATCGGGACGATCTTGACTTCCTTTCCTGCCTTCTCCGCGAGGTACTGTATGAACGGAACCTGAACCTCGATGGAGTGCTCGTATTTGTGAGCGAGGTCGTCAAGGTCAGCTATGCCTGAGATTTTTGCTATCTCCCTGGCAAGCTCGCCGTCGACCTCAATCTCGCCGAGCGGCGTTATCCAAGTGCCCGGAGGGTGAACCGCTATCGGAGAGCCGAGGCCGGTGTGGTTCGGCCCGAGGATCACGAACGTCTCCGGAAGACCGTCCTCAAAGATGGCCTTATAGGTTCTGCTCGCCGTGTAGCCGGAGAATATGTAGCCCGCGTGAGGCGCAACACCTGCGGTTATCCTTCTATCATTCCCCTCCTCGCCGAGGTCGCTGAAGAACCTCTCCAGCATGAGGACTAGCTCCTCGTCAGCGGGATAAAAGCTTCCAGCTACAGCGGGATACCTTACCACCATCTCCATCACCCCCAATGGATTTTAGCTCGAGAGTTTAAATACCTTCGGTTATTTTAAGGCCCGAACCAGATAGGGGAAGGAGAACTTTGGAACCTTCGGGTATTTCACCCGAATCCACGAGCTTCCACATCCCAGCAAGAACAACGGCAGATGTCGGTTCTACAAGGAAGCCCGCGTTGATGAGCCACTCAAGCGCTTCTCTCGTCTCGGCCTCACCAACGCTCACGCAGAGGCCGTTACTCTCCTCCAGAGCCCTGAGCATGTCCTCCTTTCGCGGAGGCTCGGGAATTGCTATCCCGTCGGCGAGGCGGTTTTTCATTACGGAGCGCTCGCAGAGGCTCTCGTAACCTTCTGCCTGGACGGCTACAAGCCGGGGGGCCTCGTTTATCTCCCCCATCTCTCTAAGCTCTCTAAAGCCCTTCCAGAGACCGAGGAAGAGCGTTCCAGAACCTGTTGGGGCGAAAGCATAGTCCGGAACTCCCACCTGCTCGTAGGTCTCGTAGGCGATGAGCTTCGTCCCCTCGATGAAGTAAGGGTTGAGCCAGTGGGTCACGTAGGTTATACCCTCCCTCTTCGCGAACTCTATAGCCTCTTTGTGAACTTCCATTCTGTCCCCATCAACGAAGTGAATCACCGCCCCAAGCCGCTGGAGTAGGGAAATCTTTGCGGGCATTGCGTCATAGGAGACGAAAGTGTGAACCCGGATTCTAGCGGGAAGTGAGTAGAGGGCGAAGCTCAAAGCCGCGTTTCCCGAGCTGTCGATTACTACTTCACTTACCCCCTCCTCCATCAGCTTTGCCACAGTCACCCACGTGCCCCTGTCCTTAAACGAGCCGCTTGGCTGGAGGTAGTCGAGCTTGAAGAGAGCAGTAACAGGGCCGACCTGAAGTTCAACCGTTGGCGTTATGGCGGGTACTGGCGGTGGAAGAAGGTTACCGCTAACGGGCAAAAAGTTGATGTATCTCCTTGCATCAAGGTAGGGCATGAGGCTCCCGAAGAAGTCGAAGTACTCCCTCTCCACAAAGAGCGTTCCGCCGCAGTCGCACTTCAGCATGAAGGTCTCAGGATAGGTTTTTCCGCACCTTGAACACCTGAGCATGCCATCACCTTTTTTAGGTCTTGGGAAAAGTAAATGATATCAAGTTAAAAAGGTGGTTGCCATGGTCGAGAAGTTCGTTTCCGCAGAGAGACCGCAGACCGAGGAAGGAATGCAGTACCATATAGCCTGCAAGCCGGGCGATGTTGCTCGCTACGTCCTTCTTCCGGGCGATCCAGAGAGAGTACCCAAGATAAGCTCGCTCTGGGATGAGGCGAGGGAGATAGCATTCCACAGGGAGTACAGGACGCACACCGGAAAGTACAAAGGAGTGCCGATAAGCGTTACCTCAACGGGCATAGGCGGGCCATCAACCGCTATAGCCATCGAAGAGCTTGCGGCGATAGGGGCGGACACCTTCATCCGCGTTGGCTCCACGGGTGCAATACAGCCCGGGATTGAGATAGGAGACCTCATCATAGCGAAAGCTGCTGTTAGGCTTGAGGGAACTTCAAAACAGTACGTAAGGGTCGAATATCCTGCCGTTGCAGACCTTGAGGTCACCCTCGCCCTCATAGAGGCCGCCGAAAGCCTTGGAGTGAGATACCACATAGGAATAACGGCTTCAACCGACAGCTTCTACCTCGGACAGGGTAGGCCAGGGCTGAACGGCTACTTCCCAAGCTTTGCCAGGAACCTCGTTGACGACCTCAGACAGGCCCGCGTGACGAACTTCGAAATGGAGGCCGCGACTCTCTACACGCTCGCCAACATCTACGGGCTCAGGGCGGGCTGTGTGTGCGCAGTATTCGCCAACAGGGTAACAAACGAGTTCGGTAAGGCGGGCGAGAAGGAGGCTGCTTTGGTCGCGAGTGAGGCCGTCAAGATACTCGCGGAGTGGGACGAGGAAAAGGAGAGGGCCGGAAAGAGGGTATGGCACCCTGGCATGAGGGGTTGAAATGGACGAGAGGCTATTCATTATCAAAACCCTGCTGAGGGATGGAAGAAGGGAAGAGGCGCTCAAAGAAGCCCGGAAGATTAAGGACTCCTACTGGCGCTCCTACGCGCTCCGGTGGGTTGCCGAGAGCTATGCACACGAACCCGAGAAAGCCCTTGAGGTAGCGAGTGAAATAGAAGAGCACTCAATCAAGGACGAGACCCTCGCCTCCCTTTCCTACCTTTTTTCAAGAGAGGGGGAGTTTAAGAAAGCCCTAGAAGCGGCGAGGCTTATCAAAGACCAGTTCGTTAGAAAGAAGGCCTTCAGATCGGTGAGCAATCTTCTGGCAATAGCGGTTGCACGCGGCGGGACGGAGATAAGGCTCAGCGACCTGAAGCTGGATGAGAGGGACATTGAGGAGTTGAAGCCACTCCCCCATGGAATCGTCTACAAGGACGGAAAGCTCATGCCCGGAGCCACCCTGCACAGGATAAAGGGAGAGGTCCAGACGGGAGTAGTGGAGCGTTTTGAGAAGAGACCCAAATGGAGGCCCCCAGAACCAGAGTTCGAGGAGAAAGGGCAGACCAATGAATACGTATTAAGCTACATAAACAGGCTTTTGAATGAAGGGAAACTTGAAGAGGCCGAAAAACTTGCCAAAGGGCTTCCTGAGCCCGTGAGGAGCGCATATCTCGAGAGAGTGGGCATTGAGTATCTAAACAGGGGCAATGCAGAAAAGGCCGAAGAGATATTCTCCCAGCTTGAAGTCGCAAATACTCTTGGGCACGCCCTAATACACCATTATGGATACGAGGTTGATAGGGCACTTGAATACATCAAGAAGGTTTTCGATCCCCTTCCCAGGATGCTGATAGCCTACGAGCTCGCAAAAAAACATGGCGCGAAAGAGAAAGCTATTCTTGAAGTTCTTTCGTGGAGGGGAACCCCCTCAAAGATAGCCAGGGTTCTCAAGTTCTTGGCCTTTGAAATGCTAGAAGAGTCTAAGAAGTCAAAGGATGATGAGATGAGAAAAACTTCTAAGGAGCTCTTTGAGCTGGGCAGGAAAATTGAAACTGGAGAACACGCTCTTTAGACCCTTTTTAGCGCCTAAACCGGCCGGAAACTGAATTAATTAGGTGTCCAAAAGGGCTACGAAATAAATTGCCACGAGAAGAAGCTTTGAATGCTTGGAAAGCCCAGAAGATTGTGGTGCGGTGGCCGGGATTTGAACCCGGGCCAGCGGCGTGGCAGGCCGCTGTCCTAGCCAGGCTAGACTACCACCGCAGTTCCAGCCCGTAGGATACTCATTGGGGACTCGTTTATAAATCTTTCGGTCTGTTCCGAAGGTTAAATTTATAAAGAGTCTTCAGAAAGGGTTAGCGGGCGTGCCCCGGTGGCCTAGTCTGGATAGGGCGCGAGGCTGCGGACCTCGAGGTCCGGGGTTCAAATCCCCGCCGGGGCGCCATAGAAACTTTTCTGGCGAAAAGTTTCATCAAAGAGGGAATGTCTTTTTAAACTGCTGAGTTTCAGCTATTCTCATTACCAAATTAGCAGTTTTCAAGGGGTTTGCTCGCAGTATAACGCCCAACGAGCGTTAAAAAGAAGAAAAACCCAAATTCTCTTGCCTGTACATTAGGAGAATCTCCATTCTCAGCCAATATCACGAAGACATTCAAGCTTTTGGTGAAGCTTTCTCCAAAAGCTTCCTCGTGAAGTTTGATCAAGTTCGTGGTTCTCTTGAAATTGCCCTTCTAAAAGGATTTTCACGATAAATTAGCTAAAAGTGAGTGAATTCTTCGAGCATACTTAATTGGAAAGGAGTTTTCTCGCCTTGACGCCCTATGGGCGTCGATTAAAAAGCAAACTCACAAAGAGCGAGCGAACAAAAATGGAATTCACACTCCAAGACAGCATTCAAAAGGAAATCCACTCAAAACAACCCTCTAATCAAGAACCACAAACTTTGATGAAACTTTGCCGGGCAAAGTTTCTTTGGTGAAGCTTTCCCAAAAGCTTGCTAGAAAATGAAAGGGGAATTCAGGCCCCCGCTCTCAGCTTCGCCAGTGCATCCTCCGCTGCCTGGAGTATCTGGTATCCGACTGGAGAAGCCGTGAGGAGCGGGTGAGTCGCTATCTGGAGGGTGTAGAGCTCGCTAGCCGTAAGCCTCTTCTGTATGGCCAGTGCAAGAACGTTGATCATCTCGCCAACGCTCTTTCCACCGGCTAGCTGGGCACCCAGAATGGCCCCCCTGTCCCTGGAGAATATAAGCTTGACCGTTACCATCGAAGTATCCTCGAACTTTGCTGGATGTCTGTCGGGGCCAGTAGCCCGTCCAACAATGACCTCAAAGCCCTCTCTCTTGGCGGCTTCCTCAGTTAGTCCTGCGGCGGCTAAGGTCAAGCCAGCAACGTGGGTGGAGTAAGCGCCTATTGTCCTCCTGTTCTCCCTGACTATCTGGAGCTTAAAGAGGTTCGCCCCTGCTATCCTCGCCTCGAAGGTTGCCGTTGAGGCTAGCATCAGAGGGAAGGGCTTTCCTGTAAAGAAGTCCCTGTGCTCGACGCAGTCGCCGACGGCGAATATGTCCGGGCAGGAGGTTCTCATGTACTCGTCAGTCCAGATGCCGTATCTTGTAACTTTTAGACCTGTTTTTACTGCCAGCTCAACGTTTGGGCGGTAGCCCGTTGAGAGAATTACCAGATCGGCGGGGATTTCCCCACCTTCGACGAGCTTGACACCTTCAACGCGCTCTCTGCCGACTAGCCTCTCCACGTGCCCGTAAACAACGTTTATTCCAACTTCCTTGAGCCTGTTCTCGATCATCTCACTGAATTCGGGGTCGAAAGAGTTTCTCAACAGCCTGCTTCTGACAACTATCGTAACGTCCTTCCCGAGCTTTCTGATCTCGTCCCCAACTTCAAGGGCTATGAAACCGCCGCCGATAATGACAACCTTCTCGGCATCCTCTACTCTCTTCTTGAGCTCTTTGAGGTAGTGGTAGTCCTTGGAGACGGTGTACACACCCTCAAGCTCAACGCCGGGGATGTCAGGGATCTGGGGTCTCGAACCAGTCGCCAGAACGAGCTTTTCCCAGCCTATCTCTCTCCCTGACTTCGTCAGGAGTGTCTTGGACTTGGGATTTATTTCCGTGACCTCATCAACCAGAACGTCGATGCCGAGGGGTTTGAGAAACCTCTCCGTTGGGAGAACATCATCCTCAACGCTCCTCAGGGTACCGAAGATGTACGGAATCCCGCAAGGAATCATGGAAACGTCCTCTTTCTTGATCACGAGGACGCTTTTGTCGGGATAGAACCTCTTGGCAGAGATCGCAGCCGTTAGACCGCCAGCACTTCCACCTATAACAACCACATCGTACTTCATTAACCTCACCAAAGAGAGTTCTCAAAAGACTATTAAACACTTTCCTTAACCCGAGGTTTAAAACGTAAGCACAGTTAAGAAGTGGAGAGAACGAAGAGGAACACTACTCACCGGTCGCGCCCTTCAGTGCATCCTTGCAGGGGCACCTTCTTTCCTTTGGAATGTACTCGATGGCCTTCATGAGCAGGAGCTTTATCTCGTTGGACTTCTGGGCCATAAGCTCGACCACTTCCGTGTGAGTGAGCTTGTTGGGGCTTATGCCAGCGGCGTAGTTGGTGACTATGGCAACGCTCGCGTAGCACATCTCAAGCTCCCTCGCGAGTGCTGCCTCCGGACACTGGGTCATTCCAACGACGTCGGCCCCGAGGATCTTTAGCGCCCTTATCTCAGCCCTCGTCTCAAAGCGGGGCCCTTCCATGCAGGCATAAGTTCCCATGGGGTGATATGTAAAGCCCAGCTCCCTGGCGGCGTTCATCAGGGCTTTCCTCAGCTCGGGACAGTAGGGTTCAGTAAAGTCCACATGGGCCACGAACTTTCTATCGTGCGGGCTTTCTTCACCGTCGTAGAAGGTGTAGTGTCTGGTCTTGGTAAAGTCCATGAGCTGGTCGAGGATTACGAAGTCACCGGGCTTCATGTCTAGGTTGAGAGAACCAACAGCCGAAGTCGAAAGAATCCTCTCGACGCCGAGCTCGTAGAGGGCCCAGATGTTCGCACGGTAGTTTATCTTGTGCGGTGGAACGCTGTGTCCCTCACCGTGCCTGGCGAGAAATACTATTTCCTCGCCGTTGTACTCGCCGATCTTGACTTTGACCGTTCCGTAGGGTGTTTCAACGGTCTCTTCCCTGATGTTGGTTAGAAGTGCGGGGTCGTAAACTCCAGAACCGCCTATTATCGCTATCCTTGGCATTCGCATCACCTAGACAGATAAAAGAAACGTGCCTTAAAACGTTATTCATCTGCCCACAGGCGCTTTTGCTCCTCTGCCCGCTCCTCTATATCCTCAACCACGCGACCACTGGCCTGAAGCTCTGCTATCTTCGCCAAAATCTCGCTGAGCAACCATGAACCCCACCTCGGATCCTTAACCTCGAGGGCCGCGTCTATGGCTCCATCTATGTCGCCCTCTTTGAGCTTCTCGATTGCTATACTCCCAAAGGCGAGGGAGCGCAGGTGGGGGTCACTTATAGAGGAAGCAAGATTCCAAGCCCCCTCATAGTCATGGAGTTTCGAGAGATAACGGACGGCCTTGACCTTCAAGCGTTCCGAAGAGACAAAAGAGCCTATTTTTCTGACGAGTTCTAGGTACTCCGAACTTGGAGGCCTTTCAAGAAGAATATCCAGCACATATCCCGCTGCGAGTAGTTTAGCATCCTCAGGCAGCGAATCAATGAACTCCTCAACAAGCTCCACTCTATCGATTATAGAGGATACAACGGCAGATATCACCTCATCCCATTGCTCACGGGGGATTCTCTCAAGGGACTCTGAAACGAACTTGATTTCACCCTGGACCGCCAGACTGACAAGGAACGATTTAAGAACGTCAACGCTAACATCCGACGAAAGGCCGACTATAAACTGGAAAACTTTCTCGTAAACCGCAGAGTCCAGACTGCCCGATTTTTTGAGGTAAACAGCCACAGCCTTCACGGCCTCACCAAGCCAGTAATCACTCTTGAACTGAGAAAGCATGCCCAGAGCTGTGCCAAGCTCATCTCTTTTGAGATGCTCCTTCAGGATATTGAAGAGCGCAAGCGACTTCCAAGGCTCGTTTTGGATTTTTTCAACAATTTTGTGCGCATTTCTCAGATTGCCATCCTGGATATGCTTATTCAGGATCAGGAGTAGTGCATCATTTCTTTTAACTTCGTTTTCAATCTCCAAAGAATACTCAAACGCCCTGTCCATGAAGTCTATTTGAACGAGTTTTTTCACTAAGCGATAGAGGAAATCATCCCTTGGTGCTTGCGGCATTTTGAGTATTGCCTCATAGGCGCTTTCGAGAACACGGTTAGCACTCTGAGGGTTTATACTGCTCAAAAGTGTCCCGACCTCAATTAGAGCGTGAACCATAAGGGGAGGATTTTCAATCGAGGCTATTGCCTGGAGAGCAGAAGAGAACGCATCTTTATATTTGGGACGTTTGGCTAGATGCATATAGTAGCCGATTCTAGCATACGTAAGTGCCCTTAGAT
This sequence is a window from Thermococcus kodakarensis KOD1. Protein-coding genes within it:
- a CDS encoding pyridoxal-phosphate dependent enzyme, which produces MLRCSRCGKTYPETFMLKCDCGGTLFVEREYFDFFGSLMPYLDARRYINFLPVSGNLLPPPVPAITPTVELQVGPVTALFKLDYLQPSGSFKDRGTWVTVAKLMEEGVSEVVIDSSGNAALSFALYSLPARIRVHTFVSYDAMPAKISLLQRLGAVIHFVDGDRMEVHKEAIEFAKREGITYVTHWLNPYFIEGTKLIAYETYEQVGVPDYAFAPTGSGTLFLGLWKGFRELREMGEINEAPRLVAVQAEGYESLCERSVMKNRLADGIAIPEPPRKEDMLRALEESNGLCVSVGEAETREALEWLINAGFLVEPTSAVVLAGMWKLVDSGEIPEGSKVLLPLSGSGLKITEGI
- a CDS encoding type VII toxin-antitoxin system MntA family adenylyltransferase antitoxin codes for the protein MNLDEAVARILQLGGDKVKFIILFGSRARGDARKDSDYDLCVYYEGNEKEAFRFRVLVLGNLPDKYDVQIFQLLPLPLKRECLKGKILFCRDETFLYDLAYEVLKEWEDFKRYYYDYLGLEAIE
- a CDS encoding MEMO1 family protein, coding for MVVRYPAVAGSFYPADEELVLMLERFFSDLGEEGNDRRITAGVAPHAGYIFSGYTASRTYKAIFEDGLPETFVILGPNHTGLGSPIAVHPPGTWITPLGEIEVDGELAREIAKISGIADLDDLAHKYEHSIEVQVPFIQYLAEKAGKEVKIVPITLGIQDEDVAEDLGRAIFEASRELGKDVVVIASTDFMHYGQIYGYVPFRARADELPHRIKEWDFRIIRRILDFDVRGMFEEIREMNHTMCGPGGVGTAIVYSRLAGAVEAELLHYTTSFEVSRSTEAVVGYASIVFRR
- a CDS encoding type VII toxin-antitoxin system HepT family RNase toxin — protein: MRVELIRSKIEEILESLKLVEEHLPEDFETFQSLGLIKDGIYKRVEFAIQNVIDICAIINSDLKLGIPEKEEDVFEGLVRGGIISKGLAQKLRLMKGFRNVLVHRYGRINDELAFEALREHLDDIYEFIETIEKFLEGQK
- the udp gene encoding uridine phosphorylase; translation: MVEKFVSAERPQTEEGMQYHIACKPGDVARYVLLPGDPERVPKISSLWDEAREIAFHREYRTHTGKYKGVPISVTSTGIGGPSTAIAIEELAAIGADTFIRVGSTGAIQPGIEIGDLIIAKAAVRLEGTSKQYVRVEYPAVADLEVTLALIEAAESLGVRYHIGITASTDSFYLGQGRPGLNGYFPSFARNLVDDLRQARVTNFEMEAATLYTLANIYGLRAGCVCAVFANRVTNEFGKAGEKEAALVASEAVKILAEWDEEKERAGKRVWHPGMRG
- a CDS encoding FAD-dependent oxidoreductase, which translates into the protein MKYDVVVIGGSAGGLTAAISAKRFYPDKSVLVIKKEDVSMIPCGIPYIFGTLRSVEDDVLPTERFLKPLGIDVLVDEVTEINPKSKTLLTKSGREIGWEKLVLATGSRPQIPDIPGVELEGVYTVSKDYHYLKELKKRVEDAEKVVIIGGGFIALEVGDEIRKLGKDVTIVVRSRLLRNSFDPEFSEMIENRLKEVGINVVYGHVERLVGRERVEGVKLVEGGEIPADLVILSTGYRPNVELAVKTGLKVTRYGIWTDEYMRTSCPDIFAVGDCVEHRDFFTGKPFPLMLASTATFEARIAGANLFKLQIVRENRRTIGAYSTHVAGLTLAAAGLTEEAAKREGFEVIVGRATGPDRHPAKFEDTSMVTVKLIFSRDRGAILGAQLAGGKSVGEMINVLALAIQKRLTASELYTLQIATHPLLTASPVGYQILQAAEDALAKLRAGA
- the mtnP gene encoding S-methyl-5'-thioadenosine phosphorylase, whose protein sequence is MPRIAIIGGSGVYDPALLTNIREETVETPYGTVKVKIGEYNGEEIVFLARHGEGHSVPPHKINYRANIWALYELGVERILSTSAVGSLNLDMKPGDFVILDQLMDFTKTRHYTFYDGEESPHDRKFVAHVDFTEPYCPELRKALMNAARELGFTYHPMGTYACMEGPRFETRAEIRALKILGADVVGMTQCPEAALARELEMCYASVAIVTNYAAGISPNKLTHTEVVELMAQKSNEIKLLLMKAIEYIPKERRCPCKDALKGATGE